A stretch of DNA from Nonlabens ponticola:
TTATGAACACATACATAATAGACGGAATAAGAACACCGGTAGGTAACTACAAAGGAACCTTGTCAACGATACGGCCAGACGATCTTGCAGCTTATGTCATCAAAACCTTGGTTGAGAAACATCCAGAAATACCGCAAGAAGATTATGCAGATGTCATTATGGGCTGTGCTAATCAGGCAGGTGAGGACAATCGCAATGTCGCGCGCATGGCTGGATTACTGGCTGGATTACCTTACAGTGTTCCTGGAGAAACGGTAAATAGATTGTGCAGTTCTGGATTAAGCAGCATCGTACATGCGCACAGAGCAATTCAAACTGGCGATGGCGATATTTTTATATCAGGTGGTGTGGAAAACATGACTCGTGGACCGTTGGTAATTGCAAAACCAAGCAGTGCGTTTGGCACGGACGCTAAAATGTATGACAGCAGTTTTGGCTGGAGATTTGTCAACCAGAAAATGGCAGATATGTACGGCGTGGATGGCATGGGAAATACCGCCGAGAATCTGGTCGCCAAGTTTGATATATCACGTGAAGATCAAGATGCTTTTGCAGCATGGTCACAGCAAAAGGCGGCAGCCGCAAGAGAATCTGGTAGATTGGCTAAGGAAATTATCTCGGTTGAAATACCACAACGTAAAAAAGATCCTATCATATTCAAGGATGATGAGTTTATCAAACCTACTACCACTAAAGAGGTATTGGCAAAACTGCGACCAGCCTTCAAAAAAGAAGGTGGATCTGTCACCGCAGGTAATTCCAGTGGACTTAACGATGGTGCAGCAGCCACCATTGTTGCGAGTCAAGATGCGGTAGATAAATATGGTTTGAAACCACTCGCACGTATTTTAAGTAGTGCAGCAGTAGGCGTGGAGCCTAGAATTATGGGAATAGGTCCTGTAGAGGCCAGCAATCGTGCTCTCAAAAAAGCAGGTCTGACTATGGCTGACATGGATGTAATTGAACTTAACGAAGCTTTCGCTTCTCAAGCGCTGGCTTGTATTAGAGAATGGGGCTTGAAAGATGACGATCCTAGAATCAATCCTAATGGCGGTTCTATAGCGATAGGGCATCCACTAGGTATGACAGGAACAAGACTCGCTTTTACCGCAGCGTTGGAGTTATCGCTTTCGCGAAAGCGGTATGCTCTCATCACCATGTGTGTAGGCGTAGGTCAAGGTTACGCCATGGTTATAGAAAATGTTGCTCTTTAATATATTCTCATTCTTGATAAGCAAATAAATTGCTTAATTCCTACAAATCTACATTCTGGTATAGAGCTTGTTGCGTATTACCTTTTAGAATATAGCTTATGAAATATCTGTACTTACTGTTTTTATCATTTGGAGTTTTTAGTGCTGCTCAAGAAAATGTTGCAAAATCTATTAATACGACTGCGTATAAAGATCATTACAATGTTCCTCACGAGGCTCTTTATCTTCATTTGAATAAGAATGTTGTGGTGCCCAGCGAGCCCATAGGCTATAGTATTTATGTAAAAGATATCGCACAATCAGGCATAGATACCTTGGCTACTAATGTTTATGTCACTTTAGAGAATGACCAAGGAAAACGAGTAGTTAGTGACCTCAATCTTTTATCGAAAGGATATGGTCATGGTCTAATAACAACTGATTCACTGGAGACCGGAAACTATATACTTAAGGCTTTTACTGGCTGGATGCGCAATTTTGACAATCCGCATTTTTTCCAAGAAACAATTACCATAGTAGATCCTACTGAAAATATAACACGTGCCAATGCGGCTAGAGAATTCGACATTCAATTGATGCCAGAAGGTGGTCATTTGGTAGAAGGTATCCCGAATACGGTAGGTGTTGTCATTAAGGATCAATATGGCCAAGGTGTTGCGACAAAAGGTATTGTGGTAAATGATGATAACACGATAACCACCTTTAATACTGACTCAAGAGGATTAGGTCGTTTCACTCTTTTTCCACAAGGCGTCAAACAATATATATGTAAAGTCAATTTGAATGACAAATCATTGACTGAAGTTCTACCTATGGCAAAAAACGAAGGGTACAACCTGCAATTAATACCGTGGAGTAGCGATATCACCATTCAACTCAATAGAAGAAATAGGAATGATAAAGACGTCAAGGTCATACTTCATAAAGGGCAAAAGTTGGTAGTTTATGACCCAGTTTTTGTAGATGATAAAGCTGTTTATAGTCTCAAAAAATCTACTTTACCTACTGGTGTTAATAAGGTTACCGTCATTGAAAATGGTAAGGAGGTTCTTTCTCGTACACTTTTTAACGACTATGATTTTGAGGTATTAGATGTTTCAAATCCTAGTGTAATTGTAGAACAAGATAGTTTATCACTGTATGTATCAGCCGTAAAAAATTCGGGTGATTTAGTATCAAGTATTTCTGTGCTACCAGCTGGTAGTGTTGCCTATAACAACGACGCGTCAATTGTATCTTCTTTTATTCTACGTCCTTATATTAAAGGCTCTGTACAGGATCCTAATTATTACTTTGAAAATATGGATCGACGCAAATTATACGATCTTGATAATTTGTTGATTACACAAGGATGGAGCGCCTACAAATGGGAAGATTATAAAGAAGTCAATGTAAAGTATCCCTATGAAGAAGGCATAGGTGCTAGAATTGCAGTTAATGGCAAAGTACAGGAGAGCTATTTTGTGTTACCATTGAAAAATTCATCCAGCTCATTGTTTACTAAGGACGAGTTGGATGAGTCTAGAACATTTATGCTTAAGGGCTTAACGCCTACAAATAAGGAGCAACTCAAGGTCTCTGCTACAAAAAAGAATCAACGCCCGGTAAAACCATCGCTTGCTCCTACATTTTATCCTAGTATTGTTCCTGATTTTGATAATTCTTACGATTATATATTGAGTAATGATTTACCACAAATTGAAAGTGGACAAATGATCTCATCATTTTCGTCTGGGACCACTCAATTGAGTGAAGTATTAGTAAAAGCCAAAGCAAGAGAAGAGAGGCGTCAAAAGCTGGTTGATGAATCTTTCAATCAGGTTTATGTATTCAACGAGGCCGATAGAAGAAATACATTAAATCTCGCATTATGGCTCAACCAGCACGGATTTATTGCAAATCAAGATGGTGGATTTCTCACGGTCTCTAATAGAAATCCACAAAGCATTAATGCCTCTGTTGAGCCGCTGTTTGTAGTAGATGATGTCATTTATAACGATCCTTCAATTCTAGGTAATCTAGATATGAATACGGTAGATTATATTGAAATTAACCGACAAGGAAGTGGGTATGGTTTTAGAGGCTCTGGTGGCGTTATTATTATTAATACAGATCCTACATTATCCTCAGTAAATTCCACAAATGCCAACGTAAGTTCCTATAAATTTCCAATCACCTTTAAAAAGCCGCAAGAATATTTTAAACCAGCGTACCTAAGTACACAAACAGATGTTTTTCAAAAGCTAGGTGCAATACATTGGGAACCACGAGTCAATTTAACAGGTGAATCAATCGAGAAAATAAAGTTCACATCACAATACAGAGGTGATGCCTTGATGATTGTAGAAGGAATGAATGCTGATGGCGCGCTTGTGAGCCGGATAGTTAAGTTCAATATTCCTGAGTAAGGCTTTATGTTTTCAAGGTTGTTCCCTTATCTAGGAAATGGTTAAAACCCATGATATCATTTAATTACGCTTTCGCGAAAGCGGGACGTTTATAAATTTATATCAACTTCTCAATAAAGAAGAACGAGCTACCATTGTCTCGTAAATAAGTAGGTCCAGTACTGGCGCCAAAAGCTCTGTTGGTCCTGATGGTTATGATTTGTCCAGCAGTCACTTCAATAGTTTGGGTAAAAGAGATAGAGCCATTTTCCGTTGCAGTGCTGGTAGCATTAAGCTCTGTACTGCGGTATAGTGCTCCTTTACCTGTAACAGCACTACCATCGGCAGCACTGAGGTATAATCGTGCCTCGATCTCTGATTTATTAGTGGTTGCTGTGAGCGATATACCGACTGATATTTGATATCTACCAGATTCCAAAACTTGCAGCTCGCCACTGTTTAGGCGGTTGTATAACATCGCATTATCGTTAAATGTAGCTACAGATGCAAGCAAAGGAACAATAGCCCTGCCAGAATTGGGATTAAGATTGATGCTTGATGTTCCTGACGTTTCGTTCTCATATTTAGCCATTTGACCTACATAGGCGTTGAGCCGCTGCCATCTGTTACCATCCCAATAGTAATAACCTTTTCCTAGATCTGCATTGGTATTGAATACAAGGGTACCTTCCTCAATACTCAATGGTAAGGGTGCTGTGTTGTTTAAATCAGTAAGCGCTGTACTGGGTAATAGTACACCACTAGAATTGCTGGGATCATCCACATGCAACATAGTACCATTAGCAGGCGAGTCTATGCCAATGGCTACTTGAGCGAGAGCGGTATTACAAGATGCCATCAGCAATAGACCAAGGCATTTTGAAATAATCGATATTTTTAGCGCAGTATTCATCTAATCAATTTTAATTACAAAAAAGGTGCATTGTTCAGGATCTCTTAAATAGACAAGATCACTGTCTCTTTGCACGCCGTATGAAATAAGGCTTACCTCGTCACCAGCCTGCAATTCGTGAATCTCAGTAAAACTAACTGAGCCATCATCATCATTGCCACTGTCAGTATCTTGTAATTCATTACTCTCATAATAACCACCGGGAAAAGAGTCGCCACTTGAATTAGAAATTTTAATTCTCGTCTCAATTGTGTTCTCACCATCTTGACTTTCAAAACCTATTCCTAAGAAAAATTTATAACGTCCACTCGCTTTTATCTTTAACCTTGTGCGACCTATAACCTCATAAAGATCTGTGGTTTCATTAAAAATCGTTTTATCTAGAACCTCGAGCTCAACAGCATTTTCAGGCAATCGATTTAAGTTTGAGGCATCGCCTCCAGCAAATTGATTGGTGAATAATGCCTTTTTACCAATAAAAGGATCACGGTACTCCCATCTATGATTGGGGTCATCCCAGTAAACATAGCCAGGACCAGTTGCAGTATTTGTATTATAAACTATAGTGCCGTCAAGTATCCCGTTGGGTAGTGGTGACTCATCATTCAAATCAGGAATACTTGCCCTTGTCAATATGACGCCAGTTTCTTGTTGCGGGTCATGGACCTGCAACGCAACACCTGGGGCCATTTGCGTAATATTTATTCCAACCTGTGCTTGTAATTCCCCAATTATTAGCAGGCAGGAAATGAATAGTATTTTTTTCATCATCCCTATATGATACCACGAAGTTAGGACGATAACTGTTTATAAAATGCTAATACAGTCAGTTTGTCCTATAAATCGGTTATTAATGAATAATCGACGATTATCTGTCGTCAAAATACGCTGTTAATCTATAATTATCTATTAATAAGGCTATTACATCCTTGTGATTCAAGAATAATATATCCTATTTTTTATATGGCGATAATAGCTGGTTTGGCTAACGCCTGTTAGTTAAAGCAGGACCTTTTCAGTAAATTTGAAGTAAATCAATATCAATCTCATGAGCGTATTAGAGTCATATATTAATGGTCGCTGGACCGCCGGAAATGAAGACAGCGCAAAACCAATGTACGATGCCATCACGGGCGAGGTCATCGGACTTACAAGCACAAATGACTTGGATATACCATCGGTTTTACAATACGGTCGCGATCACGGCAAGGTATTGCGCGATATGACGTTCCAGCAGCGTGGCAATATGATCAAGAAATTAGCTCTGTACCTTGAAAAACGCAAGAAGCAGTTTTATGAGGTAAGCTACAAGACCGGCGCCACTCGTGCCGACTCTTGGGTAGATATAGAAGGTGGTTTCGGAAATCTATTTGCCAACGCCAGCCTGCGCAAGCTCTTTCCAGACCAGAGCTACGCGGTAGAAGGCGATCCTATTGATTTGTCTCGTGGTGGTCGCTTTATGGCGCATCACATTTTGGTACCCAAAAAAGGTGTTGCAGTACATATCAACGCTTTCAACTTCCCAGTTTGGGGTATGCTGGAAAAATGTGCCATTAACTGGATGGCAGGTATGCCAGCAGTGGTTTTGCCAGCGCCACAAACAGCATTCTTGACTGAGGCTGTAGCAAGAGAGATCATCAATTCTGGCATTTTGCCAGAAGGCGCTCTGCAATTACTCAGTGGTTTGACTACAAATATCCTGGATACCGTAAATTCTACTGATGTGGTCACATTTACTGGTAGCGCCGCAACAGGACGCAAGCTCAAGGCGCATCCACGATTGTTGGAAGAATCGGTGCCGTTTACTATGGAAGCAGATTCATTAAACTCTTCTGTGTTGGGACCAGATGCTGTTCCTGGCACGGCCGAGTTTGATATTTTTATCAAGGAAGTACGCAAAGAAATGACTTCTAAAGCTGGTCAAAAATGTACCGCCATACGCCGTATCATGGTGCCAGAAAACCTGATGGAAGATGTTCAAATTGCGTTAGGCAAGCAGCTATCTCAAACAGTCATTGGCGATCCATTATTGCGTGAGACGCGCATGGGCGCTTTGATCAATAACGATCAGTGTGACACATTGAAAGAACAAATAAAGAAAATTTCAAAAACCGCCAAGATTGTTTACGGCGATCTCGATGAAGTTGAAATTCAGGGCGATCG
This window harbors:
- a CDS encoding acetyl-CoA C-acyltransferase — protein: MNTYIIDGIRTPVGNYKGTLSTIRPDDLAAYVIKTLVEKHPEIPQEDYADVIMGCANQAGEDNRNVARMAGLLAGLPYSVPGETVNRLCSSGLSSIVHAHRAIQTGDGDIFISGGVENMTRGPLVIAKPSSAFGTDAKMYDSSFGWRFVNQKMADMYGVDGMGNTAENLVAKFDISREDQDAFAAWSQQKAAAARESGRLAKEIISVEIPQRKKDPIIFKDDEFIKPTTTKEVLAKLRPAFKKEGGSVTAGNSSGLNDGAAATIVASQDAVDKYGLKPLARILSSAAVGVEPRIMGIGPVEASNRALKKAGLTMADMDVIELNEAFASQALACIREWGLKDDDPRINPNGGSIAIGHPLGMTGTRLAFTAALELSLSRKRYALITMCVGVGQGYAMVIENVAL